The nucleotide sequence gacttaatgtgttcataaacaTAGAATATAGTTAGGTTTTAAAAagtacacttttaatagtacacatacataaaatatttgtaaatggatataaatccgtgtattataacaaacatacaacacattttaatatatttttttgttaaatttaatttaatttataaaactttaaatccgCACATCGGCGGGTCCTCGTctagttaataataataaataatcaacAATTCGCGGGTACTTCACGCGCGCTCGACCCCATATTAAATTATGGATTTCCCAATTAAACCGTATTCGAACCGAGTAATGGatgaatctctctctccctaacCGTATTCAATCCAGTTTAATCGAAATATATTTGGGGGTGATACAAAAATTACATACATATACTTGGATTTTTGGACTTTTTGAAATCCATACATACATATTTGGGGGTGATACAAAATACATACATAATTAAAGTAAACTTACAGAACTGAAAATTTTAAtcataatcttatataataaatttgagAACTTTCATTAATCATATGTTCTAAGAAGTTCACACATAGGCATTCCTCCTTTTGACATGTATaatcttttaaacttaaatcttataattatttttatttattaatttcatttaaattcaaaaatcaaacccaaataCACTATTATCCATATTTTCTAGATTTAattctatatttatattaaaaatgtatgtgaattatattattccatcatttttttccttttttatcatttattttaataactaaattattttaaaataattgcatattataatgtaaataaaagGGTTCTTATCAAACTACATACACTATGTCCTATTAataatctatcttaacatttttgaagtacatttttgtgccatcctctcttatctttgtatccaaacaagtctcaactaaattctttacaatccttacaaccaaacacaatcatttccttatttgataatattaatttcctaaaatctatctaacTAATTTAAACcaatatgttatattaaaatagaattctcatttcacttttatttaatcctataattaattatttgaattactatttaatatataaagttaataaaattttagattttttttcagcatatgatgtgatttgaaattttataaacagatatatattttaaaaattattttaggatttttgtaactaaacaaatatttccagatatatattattttacatttgagttattgtaatatataatgaatatttacaattaaaagttaaaataatacGCAATGAAATTATATTGTGCGAATGATTTGGatcaatatgaatataaatttaattatcattaatttggtgttacacatataatttatcatttcattattttgttaacattatcaatattagaatattagatatattaaattgagtagtttatgataatgtagagaacaaattattttgcggttaaatcctataattaacagtcaaatacaattatataatcttacactaaacaaaactaacacataaatataacttcaattttgatctatttgttataaatatttgactGTTACTTTTTTCAGAATGCAAGGGGTTATtgatttacaaaacaaacaaaaaataaaaaaaatggactTGTGGTGTACCATGGAGTAAAttctagtttttttaataataaagtaGATAACCCTCTCTAATCACATGCTAAGAAGTTGACAAATAGACACTTCTCATTTTGACATGggttattttttaaacttaaatcttataattatttatatttgttaattttagttaaattcaTAAATCAAACCCAAATACATTACTACGgccatctttataaatttagttataaatttctattaaaaatgtaaatgaattatattattcctgtattttatttttttccttttttttaacactaaagatcaaactaaaatattttaaaatagttgcATATTATAATGTAAATGAAAGACTTCTTATCAAACTACACATGTCCTGTTAATAAtacttttttgggttttgatatatattacaatcatcaaaacatatttaaagtgaaatcattattgtttaaaagaaaaattagttacacaaatatatttaagttattaaatcagtcttattttataataattattatgcaattaaaattatttcttgacTAACTTCAGAAAAGTGTAATGTTTATTATCCCatgatttgaatatttattatcatatttaatatgaatttcaAATTCAGCTTAAAACTACAcattgagtttgtttttgttgtactacaatttgttattaaaaatttcatattatctttaatattaaaatgatcATTAGATACTATTGCAAATTTGAGTTTTCTATTCATTTAATTGATTCAAGctctttttaattaaatgattaccTTTAAGATTTTATTTCGATCTCGAACATCTTTCGATGAGTACTTCTACCacttataatttagttttagagaCAAGTATTTCGATGAGTACTGCGTGGGCTGTGGGCATTccctagttaaaaaaaaaaaaataacgtgGTTTTATGAGTTTTGGATTGGTAGGACAGAGCTAACCCGATTGATATATATGCCTAGTTATGTATCCACAAGTTAGTTGAAGATGAATgtatgaaacatatatatacgaCGTCGACACACGCGTATATTTGCTTGATATAACATCAGAGGTGTCATTTGACAAGAAGAGAACAAGTGTGACGACGAGAGGAAATGGAAttgttggtatttttttttttttatctttgtggGAATTTGAGTTTTAAGGCATACTACTGGCTCTTTTAAAATGTGTTAATTCATTATTTTGTCCGATGTTGAATAAAAAACGAGTTACATGGGATATGTTCACAAATTAGCTATATATCAAAAAACGTAATGAGGATAGACTGAGATACAGTACATATGGTATTACTTGACAAATATTGAAGGTGAGATgtgatatagtttttttttttttttgctttctcttaaTCCATAATAAAccccaaaaaattaaaaagagaagcaaatatatatgtacatataaaaTGGAGGGGAACATTCAAGTGGGAAGTGGATTTTTTCATGTGTGTGAGTGTAAATGTGGGTGAGGAATAACACAATGAAAAAAGGGAGTGAAGACAACATCATTCTCCACAAAGAAAGCTAAGTCTTAGAATCATCACTCCAATTCCCCTTTTTGgccccttcttctctcttttcttacttTGACCCTCCACATTATTACCATGCACCATCTCTCAAAATGTTTGCTTTATTACACCCTCATTACTCTCTAAGTACCAGTAACCACTATAACTAAAAAGATTAAACTACACTAATTACTACCACTTGACCAAATTAATCCAGCTAAGACCCCTGGACATGATATCAACCAAAAactttgttataaaatataatgatatttttacaaaattcttcttctctttatttgtAGAAAGTGATACAGAAAAAAAGGAAGGGAGAGCAACAAACCTTTTGGAGCAAGTCATAGGTTAAAAGCCCCATTGCTTTTTCTTCCATCACTTTCATTCCTCTCTTCTCATTCTTTNNNNNNNNNNNNNNNNNNNNNNNNNNNNNNNNNNNNNNNNNNNNNNNNNNNNNNNNNNNNNNNNNNNNNNNNNNNNNNNNNNNNNNCACTACAACTAAAAAGATTAAACTACACTAATTACTACCACTTGACCAAATTAATCCAGCTAAGACCCCTGGACATGATATCAACCAAAAactttgttataaaatataatgatatttttacaaaattcttcttctctttatttgtAGAAAGTGATACAGAAAAAAAGGAAGGGAGAGCAACAAACCTTTTGGAGCAAGTCATAGGTTAAAAGCCCCATTGCTTTTTCTTCCATCACTTTCATTCCTCTCTTCTCATTCTTTCAGACTgactttgagagagagagagagagagaatttaaCAGATCTTGCTCAGATCTTTTTATACCTTCTTAAAAAATCGATATTATAGAgaaactctctctctatatatatcttgaagatTCTGAAGAGATGGGAAACTACTACTCTAGAAGAAAATCTCGAAAACACATCACGAGTGTTGCCTTGAtcatgcttcttcttcttttgtttctgtttctttacgctaaagcttcttcttcttcttcccctaaTATTCATCACCATTCACCTCATGGAAGCTTGAACAAACCTGAAATTTTGGATCCAGAGCTTCATCATCTTGATTCCAATGCTGCGTCAAGAGGATCAAGATATACCAATAAAGTCGGGGATGAAGTTGTATTTGAAGATGGCAAGAGAAGGGTCTTCACAGGTCCTAATCCTTTGCACAatagataacttttttttgcatttataaGTTTTGTGAATCTTTTGTCGTCTGAATAAAATACATTTGTGCAAACAAAAAGAaccatatattattttcttcttacaCTGATATACATTATATCGTCGTACGTGATCTGCCGTGATTGTAACTTCTGTGTTCTTCTAGCTGGCGGAATGAGATTTTTAAGAGTGTTGGACAACAAGTCTTTGAATATGGTTATTATTAATGCTGCTTATTAAGTTTCTCCaagatatttctattttataatatacttaATATGGTACTTTAGTGTATGATACGCATAATTATCTTTGCTACCCATTGATTTGAATATGAAACTGGTGGAATTTCGTGTGGTACGAATAGTTTGATAATGATAATAAAATGAACATCATTGTTGatgccaaagaaaaaaagaaagaaagaaagaaagagttgaaCATCATTGTTAAATTGAAATAATCATAAAAGCTATATAGTCTATTACACAGAGTTGGATGTGAAAGATGTAAGATTATTACAAAGCTATTTCATGCTTCCATTATTGAATAAGATTGGGTTGAATAGCATATATCATTATTCTACAAAAGCTGTAAAAAGAGAACTATCGAGATCGAAAACCCTATTTGACACTAATGAGCCACagttgtaagaaagagaaattgcaGCTATTCTCAATGTTATCTTCAGAGACGACAATTTTTAGATCTAAACTCAAATAATTTGGTACTATAGTATACTGTAAATTTTCTTACCATAGACTAGACTACTGTATTTTAACCATGACTTTACAGTTTACGAGGTGTGGGTGGACAGATGTAAGAAACAGAACGAGGCTGTCGGAAAACTGGAGATATAATGTAGGGACAAAGAATGAGATTTTCGACATGAAAATCACAAGAACGAGAAATTAGCatttatatagataaaaaaaaaaaaaaaaaaaaaaaaaaaaaaaaaaaaaaaaaaagagtaaaagattCCGATCAGATATGGAAAATTTGGGAAAGacttaaaatcataattaagaCGAACACGAGAAGAGAATTTTGCTTACTCATAATTACGATAAACAAAAAGACAAGAGTTGAAGTTGTCTCCACATAACCAAACTTTTTTGGAAGCACATTGTATAGAACTATAGAACACACAAATTTAAGAGTTTAATAAGTATCGCTTTGCAGCTTCTGGATCCAATTCTTCATACACctgaaaccaaaaacacatgagaagaaaaaatgtcaaaaacatTAGTACCGATCTTCAATAAACGTCTTTAGAAGATAATGTGCGACACATACAAGTTTCTTGTGTAGTTTCTCGAAAGCCTTGCAAAACCTCTCTGCTTCAACCTCACCAACCTGCAAAGATGAGATGGTTCATTAAGGTGCAGAAACAAAGATCATATCCCGAATAGAAGAACATTTCAGTATATGTGGTAAGAGTCAGAGATAAAACAAGAATCAGTTCTCTCAGTAGAAGCATCTAAGTTGACAACTTAACAAGACATATCCCACCATCTCCATTCTCTGGCAAATCTCTTATTCACAATTCCATATAAAATGCAATGAATATGGGAAGACTACTTTATCTATTAATATTATCAgcttcaaatctttctttgtgAAAGTTACATTATAAATATCATTCAACAACTAGAAACGTTTTGAGTAAAGTCACTGGTGATAGTTACCTTCTTTCCAGCAGCCGCCTTCAGCTTTTCCCAGAATTTATCTGTCATAAGAAGTCCACTAATTAATAAGTTAAGGGATGCAAAAGCAggcagattaaaaaaaaaaaagacaatgcCCATGCTCAAAGATATGGAAAAGGAGCTAAAGGAAATCCTACtcacaacaataaaaaaatgctTGCTCTACAGCTTAAAATCTAGCTATATATGTGTACAACAGAAGCATACAGATACCAGTCTGTGTTAAGCAAAAGGATGTATGAATAGGTGGGGATACTTTTTTCACTAAACCAAGAATGGAAAACAACAGCCAGATAATGGTCAGATCACGTAAAAGCATATCCAAGGTTAGCTGAGGGAAACACCTAACAAAGTCACAAAACTATAGGTTATAATTGGATGAAATGTAAGAATTCCAAGACGTTCAGACAGGACAAATTTACCAATTATCACGAGGGTTTTCACATAGTCTGTCTTGAAAACACAAGAAAAGCGACCAAGAAGACATCATCAAGATTCTTTTTGCCATCTTCTTGATagaaaaacatatcaaatagaTTCATGATTACCCTGAGGAATTTTTCTCTAACTTGGTTCTCAATTTGGGGGTAATATGATTAGGATTCTTTTAAGACACATTTGATTGCCCTCTTCAATGAAGGAAAACAATGTCTCCTAGATTTCTCTATGTAAACAATTAGACAGCACTTTGTAGAACACAGGAAACATCTGAATATCGCTGGTAGCTAATGCAATTCTAGccgacaaaaaaataaacaagaaaaaaaaaagatgcatacCTTGATCAGTCTTCCGATCTTGCAAGTCTTTTGGCTCAGCTATACTCGGTGCATCGTGCCACTCACTTACCTGCGTTGAGTGATACCAAGTTCCATCACAATTCAATCTTATGTTATCATCCGCAAATAAAGAAAAGTAGCCTTTAAAGATCTCAAAATATACCTCTCGGTCCACAACTGACTGTGAAGTTGGTTGTCTTGAAGAGTCTAAATCAGCCTGAAAAACCAGAACACAGTCAGCAATGAATCAATTCAGCATCAGATATATATACTGACTGACATTTTTAATTGTGTATTAACACGATCTTTAAGAAAACTCGATCACAAGCTCAGAGCAGTGATCAATTTTACTAAACCATATGACAGcgagagaattttttttggagaattGATTAGACCTAAAAGGAGAATTCCCTTTTCTAAACCTAAACTACTAGAAGTTgaggaaattagggttcttttaGAGGAAAAATCAAGTTCGCGGAacagtagcagcagcagcagcagcaaaaaGAGTTACGGAGAtaacagagagaagagagatttaCACGGTGGTCGCGAGAGCGTACGACGGGGAAGAGATCAAGGAGGCTACGAAACTCTTGGTCGTCCATggcttccttttttct is from Camelina sativa cultivar DH55 chromosome 20, Cs, whole genome shotgun sequence and encodes:
- the LOC104769463 gene encoding uncharacterized protein LOC104769463; protein product: MDDQEFRSLLDLFPVVRSRDHRADLDSSRQPTSQSVVDREVSEWHDAPSIAEPKDLQDRKTDQDKFWEKLKAAAGKKVGEVEAERFCKAFEKLHKKLVYEELDPEAAKRYLLNS
- the LOC104769461 gene encoding CLAVATA3/ESR (CLE)-related protein 22-like yields the protein MGNYYSRRKSRKHITSVALIMLLLLLFLFLYAKASSSSSPNIHHHSPHGSLNKPEILDPELHHLDSNAASRGSRYTNKVGDEVVFEDGKRRVFTGPNPLHNR